Within the Acidipropionibacterium acidipropionici genome, the region AGGACCTGTACAACGAGGTCATGGCGCTTCCCAGCGGCCCCCACCTCATCATCGAGAGGGTATGCGCAAGGTGCACCCCCGACGACCTGGGGGAGGCTCTCATCCGCGCTTTCGTGAGCGCCTGGGACGGCCACGTCGGCGAGTTCACCGAGCGCGGTTCGGCGACCCTCCAGGGACTCATCCAGGCCATGCTCGTCCAGCCCAACGCCTTCGAGCAGGTGCGCGGCTTCTACCAGCACCTGCTCATCGATCCGGTCGTGGAGGTGCTCCGCCAGCGCTACGACGCCGAGGAGGCCCGGCTGCGCGCCACCATCGGCCTGTCCCGCCTGCTGGGCCTGTTCACCACCCGCTACGTCGTGGGCCTGGACGCCCTGGCCCGCATCGACGGCGAGAAGCTCGTGGCCCGCGAGGGGCCCGGCCTCCAGCAGGTGCTCACCGGACCCGTTGAGGGCGACCCGAGGTGACGCCGGGCAGCAATCCCGCCTGAACCCGCGCGGACTGCTGCAATTCCCGCCTGACCACGGCTAGAGTCGGGGACAACGCGCAACGATGCGCCTGAACACCAGGGGTTCTCCATGACGATTGCCATCAAGTACGGATACCTCGACGACGATCCGGTGGT harbors:
- a CDS encoding TetR/AcrR family transcriptional regulator; amino-acid sequence: MTTTARPARTRRGPRSESGEARAAILAAARSLFLESDFSAVSLRQIAREAGVDTSLISYYFGTKQDLYNEVMALPSGPHLIIERVCARCTPDDLGEALIRAFVSAWDGHVGEFTERGSATLQGLIQAMLVQPNAFEQVRGFYQHLLIDPVVEVLRQRYDAEEARLRATIGLSRLLGLFTTRYVVGLDALARIDGEKLVAREGPGLQQVLTGPVEGDPR